In a single window of the Pandoraea pulmonicola genome:
- a CDS encoding dicarboxylate/amino acid:cation symporter, whose protein sequence is MSSSTASKKKRLIPLPIQMLIGLALGIGCGMVAPALATKLMPVGTAFVQAVKMIVVPLVFTAITLGIYQMGHNARALGRVSAISLIYFFIATIVSIVIGLGLNAIFHPGLGANLAAAHATAKPIAASVDWTKFFLDMIPSNIFAAMSGSNLLPVLVFAVLLGLALSAIGERARPLVVVLDALMGAVFKLTDWIISLSPLAIFAIISWLFATQGLGTILALVKLVGTMYLGLGVLLALFWILLKAIGEKPLATTRAIGEPVILAFATRSSEATLPLHMEKLIAMGVPKAIASVVLPLGYAFNRDGSIMYFALAVGFLADAYHVPLDMPTLLSIVLVTTLASKGSANVPSGGLVAIAMVLTTIGVPIEALAIIAGVDAFLDMGRTAINVFSNTVAIKLVMKLAGIPYESPEAVRAAAEASEASAASGTAAPGGAHGQEFA, encoded by the coding sequence ATGTCGTCAAGTACCGCCAGCAAGAAGAAACGCCTGATCCCGTTGCCCATCCAGATGCTCATCGGCCTGGCGCTTGGCATCGGCTGCGGGATGGTTGCGCCCGCGCTCGCCACGAAACTCATGCCGGTAGGCACGGCGTTCGTGCAGGCGGTGAAGATGATCGTCGTGCCGCTCGTCTTCACCGCAATCACGCTGGGCATCTATCAGATGGGGCATAACGCCCGCGCGCTCGGACGCGTCTCGGCGATCAGCCTCATCTACTTCTTCATTGCCACGATCGTCTCGATCGTCATCGGCCTGGGACTCAACGCGATCTTCCATCCCGGCCTCGGCGCGAACCTCGCCGCCGCGCACGCCACGGCCAAGCCGATCGCCGCATCGGTCGACTGGACGAAGTTCTTCCTCGACATGATCCCGTCGAACATCTTCGCGGCGATGAGCGGCAGCAATCTCCTGCCGGTGCTCGTCTTCGCGGTGTTGCTCGGTCTGGCGCTGTCGGCCATCGGCGAGCGCGCCAGGCCGCTCGTCGTTGTGCTCGACGCACTCATGGGCGCGGTCTTCAAGCTGACGGACTGGATCATCTCGCTCTCGCCGCTGGCGATTTTCGCGATCATCTCGTGGCTGTTCGCCACCCAGGGTCTGGGCACCATCCTCGCGCTGGTCAAACTGGTGGGCACGATGTACCTCGGCCTTGGCGTGCTGCTGGCGCTGTTCTGGATTCTGCTCAAGGCGATCGGCGAGAAACCGCTGGCGACCACACGCGCCATCGGCGAGCCGGTGATCCTCGCGTTCGCCACGCGCTCGTCGGAAGCGACGCTGCCGCTGCACATGGAAAAGCTCATCGCCATGGGCGTGCCCAAGGCCATCGCTTCGGTCGTGCTGCCGCTGGGCTACGCATTCAACCGCGATGGTTCGATCATGTACTTCGCGCTGGCGGTCGGCTTCCTCGCCGACGCCTATCACGTGCCGCTCGACATGCCCACGCTGCTCTCCATCGTGCTCGTTACCACGCTCGCGAGCAAAGGCAGCGCGAACGTGCCGTCGGGCGGACTCGTGGCCATCGCCATGGTGCTCACGACCATCGGCGTGCCGATCGAAGCGCTCGCCATCATCGCCGGCGTCGACGCGTTCCTCGACATGGGACGCACCGCCATCAACGTTTTCAGCAACACCGTGGCCATCAAGCTCGTCATGAAGCTCGCAGGCATTCCGTACGAGTCGCCCGAGGCCGTGCGGGCCGCCGCTGAAGCCTCCGAAGCCTCCGCGGCGTCCGGTACTGCCGCACCGGGCGGCGCCCACGGTCAGGAGTTTGCATGA
- a CDS encoding threonine aldolase family protein, whose protein sequence is MTLSHTECFIDLRSDTVTRPTASMWEAMQSASLGDDTLEGDSTVRALEHLAATMTGKEEALFVVSGTMGNLIASLCHATRGGEAVIDAQAHMARSEAGGMSRLAHLYPVPIPSVRGEMDLDALAGALRPGFSRYGQPTAMVVVESTHNHSGGYVPSLSYLAEVHALAERAGVPVHMDGARVFNASAALGVDVAQIAGHCESLTFCLSKGLSAPMGALLVGSHAMIEQARTFRRMTGGGLRQAGIMAAAGKVALETMVARLADDNQRAQRLHRALAQLEPQLVDAVPSLSNIVRLRVGEQREGNPRAWEAALAEHGILARASGASMLRLVTHRHIGDDDIDATVAAITSIRGTFAAKAASPEA, encoded by the coding sequence ATGACCCTCAGTCACACCGAGTGCTTCATCGATCTGCGAAGCGACACCGTTACCCGTCCCACGGCCTCGATGTGGGAGGCGATGCAAAGCGCATCGCTGGGTGACGACACGCTCGAAGGCGATTCGACCGTGCGTGCACTGGAGCATCTCGCGGCGACCATGACGGGCAAGGAAGAGGCGCTGTTCGTCGTCTCCGGCACGATGGGCAACCTGATTGCGTCGCTGTGCCACGCCACGCGTGGCGGCGAGGCCGTGATCGACGCCCAGGCGCACATGGCCAGGTCGGAAGCGGGGGGCATGTCGCGGCTCGCCCATCTTTATCCGGTGCCGATTCCATCCGTGCGCGGCGAAATGGATCTCGATGCACTCGCCGGGGCGCTGCGTCCCGGTTTTTCGCGCTATGGTCAACCGACGGCCATGGTCGTCGTCGAATCGACGCACAATCACTCCGGTGGCTACGTGCCCTCGCTGTCGTATCTGGCCGAGGTGCACGCGCTCGCCGAGCGCGCCGGGGTGCCAGTGCACATGGACGGCGCGCGTGTCTTCAATGCGTCCGCCGCGCTGGGCGTGGACGTCGCGCAAATTGCCGGGCATTGCGAGAGTCTGACCTTCTGTTTGTCGAAGGGACTGTCCGCGCCGATGGGCGCATTGCTCGTAGGTTCGCACGCGATGATCGAACAGGCTCGCACGTTCCGTCGCATGACGGGGGGCGGCCTGCGTCAGGCGGGCATCATGGCCGCTGCCGGCAAGGTGGCGCTCGAGACGATGGTCGCGCGGCTGGCCGACGACAATCAACGCGCGCAGCGCCTGCACCGGGCGCTGGCGCAACTCGAGCCGCAACTGGTGGACGCGGTGCCGTCGCTCAGCAACATCGTGCGCCTGCGTGTCGGCGAGCAGCGCGAGGGCAACCCACGCGCGTGGGAAGCGGCGCTGGCGGAGCACGGCATTCTGGCGCGGGCGAGCGGGGCGTCGATGTTGCGGCTCGTCACGCATCGTCACATCGGCGACGACGATATCGATGCGACTGTCGCCGCCATCACGTCGATCCGCGGGACGTTTGCGGCGAAGGCCGCGTCGCCTGAGGCTTGA
- the ribA gene encoding GTP cyclohydrolase II translates to MKSPGTASTTPACDAGECVELVASATLPTRYGTFTSHAFRVKGGDNEHLALVMGDVAGDTPTLVRLHSECLTGDVFGSYRCDCGEQLDAGMRKIAEAGRGVMLYLRGHEGRGIGLSNKIRAYLLQEQGRDTVEANLDLGLPDDAREYDSAAAILRILGVRSVRLMSNNPKKFDTLAKHGIPVCERVALDIPMREENERYIRTKQVKFGHYFEENE, encoded by the coding sequence ATGAAGTCCCCTGGTACTGCCTCCACCACGCCCGCGTGCGACGCCGGCGAGTGCGTCGAGCTTGTCGCATCGGCGACGCTGCCGACCCGCTATGGCACCTTCACCTCCCACGCATTTCGCGTCAAGGGCGGCGATAACGAACATCTGGCGCTGGTCATGGGCGATGTCGCCGGCGACACGCCCACGCTTGTGCGCCTGCATTCCGAGTGTCTGACAGGGGACGTCTTCGGCTCGTATCGCTGCGATTGCGGCGAACAGCTCGACGCCGGCATGCGCAAGATTGCCGAGGCCGGACGCGGCGTGATGCTCTATCTGCGCGGCCACGAAGGGCGCGGCATCGGCCTGAGCAACAAGATTCGGGCATATCTGCTGCAGGAGCAGGGGCGCGACACCGTCGAGGCGAACCTGGACCTGGGCTTGCCGGACGACGCGCGGGAATACGATTCCGCCGCTGCCATCCTGCGCATTCTCGGCGTGCGCTCGGTGCGCCTGATGAGCAACAATCCGAAGAAGTTCGACACCCTTGCCAAGCACGGCATCCCGGTGTGCGAGCGCGTCGCCCTCGACATTCCGATGCGCGAAGAAAACGAACGCTACATCCGCACCAAGCAGGTCAAGTTCGGCCACTACTTCGAAGAGAACGAATAA
- the mgtA gene encoding magnesium-translocating P-type ATPase — MTKDLHSRHKQRGFVEHSIQEDRPLSGPDVVARLAAEPLHDVLHMLHTNLRGLPLAEVGQRQTRHGPNEIAHDKPPHWLVQLFSAFRNPFVMVLLALAVVSFFTDVYFADPADRDYKGIIILLTMVTISGLLRFFSEFRSLRAAEKLKAMVRTTASVRRRTTVSGKPERHEVAMRELVVGDIVTLQAGDMIPADLRLIESRDLFISQAVLTGEALPVEKYDTLGAVAQKSAEVSAGLSAGTAGLDGKQGNTSLLDLSNICFMGTNVVSGTATGVVVATGGNTYFGALAKNVVSRKRVETSFDRGVNSVSWLLIRFMLVMVPVVFMINGLTKGDWLSALTFALAVAVGLTPEMLPMIVSANLARGALAMSRRKVVVKRLNSVQNFGAMDVLCTDKTGTLTQDRIILEQHLDVDGDVHEDVLRLGWLNSYHQSGQRNLIDVAIIRRANEIGDAVQPRTFAKIDELPFDFVRRRLSVVVANERDEHLMITKGAVEEMLSVSTHVKTPQGVRVLDDTARAMLLARAEAYNEDGFRVLVVAIRDIPASETKTQYKTSDEAGLTVCGFLTFLDPPKDSAAPAIAALRDHGVTVKVLTGDNPIVTMKVCRQVGLEPGTPLLGSDIEPMTDEVLREVVGRTTVFAKLAPLHKARVVKALQANGHTVGFLGDGINDAPALRDADVGISVDTGADIAKETADIILLEKSLMVLEEGVIKGRETFGNILKYLNMTASSNFGNVFSVLVASAFLPWEPMLAMQLLIQNLVYDISQMFLPWDRMDPEFLKKPRKWDAGNIRRFMLWLGPTSSVFDITTYALMWTVFGAGALYHAHGGDGGQVIMNSGWFIEGLVSQTLVVHLLRTQKIPFLQSTPALPIMLSTSVAIAIACWLPYSPFASALGFVSLPYSYFYWLVATMFGYIALAQTVKTIYIRRFGRWF, encoded by the coding sequence ATGACCAAGGACCTTCATTCGCGCCACAAGCAACGTGGCTTCGTCGAACACTCGATACAGGAAGACCGCCCACTCTCGGGCCCCGACGTCGTCGCCCGGCTGGCCGCCGAGCCGCTGCACGATGTCCTCCACATGCTGCACACCAATCTGCGCGGCTTGCCGCTCGCCGAGGTCGGCCAGCGCCAGACCCGCCATGGGCCCAATGAAATCGCGCACGACAAGCCGCCGCACTGGCTCGTGCAACTCTTCAGCGCTTTCAGGAATCCGTTCGTGATGGTGCTGCTCGCGCTTGCCGTGGTCAGCTTCTTCACCGACGTCTATTTCGCCGATCCGGCCGATCGCGACTACAAGGGCATCATCATCCTGCTCACGATGGTGACGATCAGTGGCCTGCTGCGCTTCTTCTCCGAATTCCGCTCGCTGCGCGCGGCGGAGAAGCTCAAGGCGATGGTGCGCACGACCGCTAGCGTTCGCCGCCGCACGACCGTGTCGGGCAAGCCGGAGCGTCACGAAGTCGCCATGCGCGAGCTCGTCGTGGGCGACATCGTGACGCTGCAAGCCGGCGACATGATTCCTGCCGACCTGCGGTTGATCGAATCGCGCGACCTGTTCATCAGCCAGGCGGTGCTGACAGGCGAAGCGCTGCCCGTCGAGAAATACGACACGCTGGGCGCCGTTGCGCAGAAGTCCGCCGAAGTCTCGGCCGGACTCTCCGCCGGAACTGCCGGACTCGACGGCAAACAAGGCAACACCAGCCTGCTCGATCTCTCGAACATCTGTTTCATGGGCACGAACGTGGTCAGCGGCACGGCCACGGGCGTGGTCGTCGCGACGGGCGGCAACACGTACTTCGGCGCACTGGCCAAGAACGTGGTCAGCCGCAAGCGCGTGGAGACGAGCTTCGACCGCGGCGTGAACAGCGTGAGCTGGCTGCTCATCCGCTTCATGCTGGTGATGGTGCCGGTGGTGTTCATGATCAACGGCCTCACCAAGGGCGACTGGTTGAGCGCACTGACCTTCGCGCTGGCCGTGGCCGTGGGGCTGACGCCCGAAATGCTGCCGATGATCGTGAGCGCCAACCTCGCGCGCGGCGCGCTGGCGATGTCGCGCCGCAAGGTGGTGGTCAAGCGGCTGAACTCGGTGCAGAACTTCGGCGCGATGGACGTGCTGTGTACGGACAAGACCGGCACGCTCACGCAGGACCGCATCATTCTCGAGCAGCATCTCGATGTGGACGGCGATGTGCACGAAGACGTGCTGCGACTCGGCTGGCTCAACAGCTATCACCAGAGCGGCCAGCGCAATCTGATCGACGTGGCGATCATCCGCCGCGCCAACGAGATCGGAGACGCGGTGCAGCCTCGCACGTTTGCGAAGATCGACGAGTTGCCGTTCGACTTCGTGCGCCGTCGTTTGTCGGTGGTGGTCGCGAACGAGCGCGACGAGCACCTGATGATCACCAAGGGCGCCGTCGAGGAAATGCTCTCGGTGTCGACGCATGTGAAAACGCCGCAGGGCGTACGCGTGCTCGACGACACGGCGCGCGCCATGCTGCTCGCTCGTGCCGAGGCCTACAACGAAGACGGCTTCCGCGTGCTGGTCGTGGCCATCCGCGACATTCCGGCCAGCGAGACGAAGACGCAATACAAGACGTCCGACGAAGCCGGGCTGACCGTGTGCGGTTTCCTCACCTTCCTCGATCCGCCCAAGGATTCCGCCGCGCCGGCCATTGCCGCGCTGCGCGACCACGGTGTGACGGTGAAGGTGCTCACCGGCGACAACCCCATCGTCACGATGAAGGTGTGCCGTCAGGTGGGACTTGAGCCGGGCACGCCGCTCCTCGGCAGCGACATCGAGCCGATGACCGACGAGGTGCTGCGCGAAGTCGTCGGCCGCACCACCGTCTTCGCCAAGCTCGCACCGCTGCACAAGGCGCGTGTGGTCAAGGCGCTGCAGGCCAACGGTCACACCGTGGGTTTCCTCGGCGACGGCATCAACGATGCGCCCGCACTGCGTGACGCCGACGTCGGCATCTCGGTGGACACCGGCGCCGATATCGCCAAGGAAACCGCCGACATCATCCTGCTCGAGAAAAGCCTGATGGTGCTGGAGGAGGGCGTGATCAAGGGCCGGGAGACGTTCGGCAACATCCTCAAGTACCTGAACATGACGGCCAGTTCGAACTTCGGCAACGTGTTCTCGGTGCTGGTGGCGAGCGCGTTCCTGCCGTGGGAGCCGATGCTGGCCATGCAACTGCTCATTCAGAACCTCGTGTACGACATCTCGCAGATGTTCCTGCCGTGGGATCGCATGGATCCGGAGTTCCTCAAGAAGCCGCGCAAATGGGATGCGGGCAATATCCGTCGCTTCATGCTGTGGCTCGGCCCGACCTCGTCCGTGTTCGACATCACGACCTATGCGCTGATGTGGACCGTCTTCGGCGCCGGGGCGCTGTATCACGCGCACGGGGGCGACGGCGGACAGGTGATCATGAATTCGGGCTGGTTCATCGAAGGGCTGGTGTCGCAGACGCTCGTCGTGCACCTGCTGCGCACGCAGAAGATTCCTTTCCTGCAAAGCACGCCGGCGTTGCCGATCATGCTCTCGACCTCGGTGGCAATCGCCATCGCGTGCTGGCTGCCGTATTCGCCGTTCGCGAGCGCACTGGGTTTCGTCAGCCTGCCGTACTCGTACTTCTACTGGCTCGTGGCGACCATGTTCGGCTACATCGCGCTGGCCCAGACCGTGAAGACGATCTACATCCGCCGCTTCGGCCGCTGGTTCTGA
- a CDS encoding transporter, which translates to MKKLLAYLALFCPLSAFAAHPLVTDDTGTQGDGNWQFESNGEVTSKQPDIGRQTLWNSTLTRGIGETLDLYVNAPYTNVQTRSDSAGSGFGDVETGAKWRMYDDGALSIGLKPYLTFPTGNDQRGLGSGRVNGGATLLTQYVVDNWTFLFNAGAAYQPNRQGQRQSLWKVSGAVLYRVLPTTQLIFDIGTQQNPDFSQRTNPAFMIVGAIYSPKPWLDLDVGYRRGLNPQTYDNSWMGGVTVRW; encoded by the coding sequence ATGAAGAAGCTACTGGCCTATCTCGCGCTGTTCTGCCCGCTCAGCGCCTTCGCAGCACACCCGCTCGTGACCGACGACACCGGCACGCAGGGCGACGGGAACTGGCAATTCGAATCCAACGGCGAAGTCACGTCGAAACAACCCGACATCGGCCGCCAGACGCTGTGGAATAGCACGCTCACGCGAGGCATCGGCGAAACGCTCGACCTCTACGTGAACGCGCCGTACACCAATGTTCAGACCCGCTCGGATTCGGCCGGCAGCGGGTTCGGCGACGTGGAGACCGGCGCGAAATGGCGCATGTACGACGACGGTGCCCTCAGCATCGGTCTCAAGCCCTATCTCACGTTTCCGACGGGGAACGACCAGCGTGGCCTGGGCAGCGGCCGCGTCAACGGCGGCGCCACGCTGCTCACCCAATATGTGGTCGATAACTGGACGTTCCTGTTCAATGCCGGCGCGGCCTATCAGCCGAACCGCCAGGGGCAGCGTCAGTCGTTGTGGAAGGTATCGGGCGCGGTGCTCTACCGCGTGCTGCCCACGACGCAGCTGATTTTCGACATCGGGACGCAGCAGAATCCCGATTTCTCGCAGCGTACCAATCCAGCCTTCATGATCGTTGGCGCGATCTACAGCCCGAAGCCGTGGCTGGACCTGGACGTCGGCTACCGACGCGGTCTCAACCCGCAGACGTATGACAATTCGTGGATGGGCGGCGTGACCGTTCGCTGGTAA
- a CDS encoding MarR family winged helix-turn-helix transcriptional regulator — translation MPKSPASKALTVTNPACLVDGSDAEFRHLINGLLPFAARLLSVRDGFGSLIGLTGIQYSLLQSVVHLSSIGDVTVNQLAEHLHLSGAFVTIETNKLKALKLIDKRQNPEDRRKMSLTITAAGAKLLHELTPSQQHINDVLFDGVTRTEFKVLCAVVDRLVANGDRATLELSHLLATREKR, via the coding sequence ATGCCCAAATCGCCGGCCTCCAAGGCGCTCACCGTCACCAATCCCGCCTGTCTGGTTGACGGCTCCGACGCCGAATTTCGCCATCTGATCAACGGTTTGTTGCCGTTTGCCGCACGCTTGCTGTCCGTGCGCGACGGCTTCGGCAGTCTGATCGGGCTCACCGGCATTCAATACTCGCTGCTGCAATCGGTCGTGCATCTGTCGTCCATCGGCGATGTCACGGTCAATCAACTGGCCGAGCACCTGCACCTCTCGGGGGCGTTCGTGACGATCGAAACGAACAAGCTCAAGGCCCTCAAGCTCATCGACAAACGCCAGAACCCGGAAGACCGTCGCAAGATGAGTCTGACGATCACGGCCGCGGGCGCGAAGCTCCTGCACGAACTCACGCCTTCCCAGCAACACATCAACGACGTGCTGTTCGATGGTGTGACCCGCACCGAGTTCAAGGTGCTTTGCGCGGTCGTCGACAGGCTGGTCGCCAACGGCGATCGCGCCACGCTGGAACTGAGCCACCTGCTGGCGACGCGGGAAAAGCGTTAG
- a CDS encoding IscS subfamily cysteine desulfurase, with protein MDYSATTPVDMRVVEKMVPYLNVNFGNPASRSHSYGWAAEEAVETAREHVAALLGADPREIVWTSGATEGNNLAIKGAANFYSGKGKHLITVKTEHKAVLDTMRDLERQGFEVTYLDVQEDGLITVDTVRDALRPDTILVSVMMVNNEIGVIQPIAEIGELCRERGIVFHCDAVQAAGKIPIDLQTLKVDLMTVTAHKLYGPKGIGALYVRRKPRIRIEAQIHGGGHERGMRSGTLPTHQIVGMGEAFRLAKLELEEEAARVGALRDRLLAGLQEMEEVYVNGSMTRRVPHNLNVSFNFVEGESLIMGIKGVAVSSGSACTSASLEPSFVLRALGRSDELAHSSIRFTLGRFSTEAEVDSVIAQVRGTVDKLRAMSPLWDMYRDGVDLTTIQWAAH; from the coding sequence ATGGACTACAGCGCGACGACCCCGGTCGACATGCGCGTCGTCGAGAAAATGGTGCCGTATCTGAACGTCAACTTCGGCAATCCGGCCTCGCGCAGTCATAGCTACGGCTGGGCGGCGGAGGAAGCGGTCGAGACCGCACGCGAGCACGTTGCCGCCTTGCTGGGCGCGGACCCGCGCGAAATCGTCTGGACCTCCGGCGCGACCGAAGGCAACAACCTGGCGATCAAGGGCGCGGCGAACTTCTACAGCGGCAAGGGCAAGCACCTCATTACGGTGAAGACCGAGCACAAGGCCGTGCTCGACACCATGCGCGATCTCGAACGGCAAGGCTTCGAGGTCACCTATCTCGACGTGCAGGAAGACGGCTTGATCACCGTCGACACCGTGCGCGATGCACTGCGTCCGGACACGATCCTCGTGTCGGTGATGATGGTCAACAACGAGATCGGCGTCATTCAACCCATCGCGGAAATCGGCGAACTATGCCGCGAGCGCGGCATCGTGTTTCACTGCGACGCCGTACAGGCCGCGGGGAAGATCCCCATCGATCTGCAAACCCTCAAGGTCGACCTGATGACGGTCACGGCGCACAAGCTGTATGGCCCGAAGGGTATCGGTGCGCTGTACGTGCGCCGCAAGCCGCGCATTCGCATCGAGGCGCAGATCCATGGCGGCGGCCACGAGCGCGGCATGCGCTCGGGCACCCTGCCCACGCACCAGATCGTCGGCATGGGCGAGGCCTTCCGCCTGGCGAAGCTGGAACTGGAAGAGGAAGCAGCCCGCGTGGGTGCACTACGCGACCGCCTGCTGGCGGGACTTCAGGAGATGGAAGAGGTCTACGTCAACGGCAGCATGACGCGCCGCGTCCCCCACAACCTGAATGTGAGCTTCAACTTCGTCGAAGGCGAGTCGCTCATCATGGGCATCAAGGGAGTGGCGGTGTCGTCGGGCTCCGCGTGCACGTCGGCTTCGCTGGAGCCGTCATTCGTGCTGCGCGCGCTTGGGCGCAGCGACGAGCTCGCGCACAGCTCGATTCGCTTCACACTCGGGCGCTTCTCGACCGAAGCGGAGGTCGACAGTGTGATCGCGCAGGTGCGCGGCACCGTCGACAAGCTGCGCGCGATGAGTCCGCTGTGGGATATGTATCGGGACGGCGTGGATCTCACCACGATTCAGTGGGCCGCCCACTGA
- a CDS encoding flavin reductase family protein, with product MKDASTAVLTQEDEARQFRRTLAMFATGVAVITAPRADGPPIGITVASFNSVSLAPPLILFSVDRRCLSLDDLCAAGRYTVNVLDESQRETSNRFASARGNKWDGVAFESDGVCRLPGALAAFECEPFAQHDGGDHVIFVGRVVRHTARHDGRPLIFFGGQYRSLDTTPVAA from the coding sequence ATGAAGGACGCATCGACCGCAGTGCTGACTCAGGAAGACGAGGCGCGACAGTTTCGTCGCACGCTCGCCATGTTCGCGACCGGCGTAGCCGTGATCACGGCGCCACGCGCCGACGGGCCGCCCATCGGCATCACTGTGGCCTCGTTCAACTCGGTGTCGCTGGCGCCGCCGCTGATTCTGTTTTCGGTGGACCGCCGCTGCCTGAGCCTGGACGACCTGTGCGCGGCGGGCCGCTACACCGTGAACGTACTCGACGAGAGCCAGCGCGAAACGTCGAACCGTTTCGCCTCCGCGCGCGGCAACAAGTGGGACGGCGTGGCTTTCGAAAGCGACGGCGTCTGCCGTCTGCCCGGCGCGCTGGCGGCGTTCGAGTGCGAGCCGTTTGCCCAGCACGACGGCGGCGATCACGTGATTTTTGTCGGACGGGTCGTGCGCCACACCGCGCGCCACGACGGCCGGCCGCTCATTTTCTTTGGCGGGCAGTACCGCTCGCTCGATACCACGCCCGTCGCGGCGTGA
- a CDS encoding 4-hydroxyphenylacetate 3-hydroxylase family protein gives MVKNGSQHIAQLRDGREVYIDGKPVADVTTHPAFRNSIRSYASLYDFQARPENLDAMTFASPDTGDHVSRIWQLPTSYDELVQRREMLEAWSELHYGFMGRSPDHVASCISGMVMGIDVFEQYDRRRAGALRDYYRYARDNDLFLTYVIVNPQANQSKAAHEQEDKYLAVGIVDQDHEGITVRGAKMLATSGIMANEVFCSCIQPLKAGDEMYALSFAIPMNTKGLRVLSRKSYEGSATSVFDNPLASRFDENDAVLYFDDVKVPWERIFVAGDTAMCAKQFHATPAHSYQNYQCQVRLMVKLRFLVGIALRITEVNGTNAFPQVRESLGQLAAEAAMVEAWVHGMEAKGHVESGYYVPDRSLLYGSQVLTQQLYAKVLGTLRELAGGGMIMLPSSIHDFENPLLASIIEKTQKSPVADAEERVKFFKLAWDAVGSEFASRHNQYEMFYAGATFVTKGHAYRTYDWKKATRLVDNLLGTYSLSDEIVRQPVAA, from the coding sequence ATGGTAAAGAACGGTAGTCAACATATCGCCCAACTGCGCGACGGTCGCGAAGTGTATATCGACGGCAAGCCCGTCGCGGACGTCACCACGCACCCGGCGTTTCGCAATTCCATTCGCAGCTACGCCAGCCTGTACGACTTTCAGGCCCGGCCCGAAAACCTCGACGCGATGACCTTTGCGTCGCCCGACACCGGCGACCACGTCTCGCGCATCTGGCAATTGCCCACGAGCTACGACGAACTGGTGCAGCGGCGCGAGATGCTGGAAGCCTGGAGCGAGCTGCACTACGGCTTCATGGGCCGTTCGCCCGATCACGTGGCCTCGTGCATTTCCGGCATGGTCATGGGCATCGACGTCTTCGAGCAATACGACAGGCGGCGCGCCGGGGCGCTGCGCGACTACTACAGGTACGCCCGCGACAACGATCTGTTCCTGACGTACGTGATCGTCAATCCGCAGGCCAACCAGTCGAAGGCGGCGCACGAGCAGGAGGACAAGTATCTGGCGGTGGGCATCGTCGATCAGGACCATGAAGGCATTACCGTGCGCGGCGCCAAGATGCTTGCGACGAGCGGCATCATGGCCAACGAGGTGTTCTGCAGCTGCATTCAGCCGCTCAAGGCCGGCGACGAGATGTACGCCCTGTCGTTCGCGATCCCGATGAACACCAAGGGGCTTCGCGTGCTCTCGCGCAAGTCCTACGAGGGCAGCGCCACGTCCGTGTTCGACAACCCGCTCGCGTCGCGCTTCGACGAGAACGACGCCGTGCTGTATTTCGACGACGTGAAGGTGCCGTGGGAGCGCATCTTCGTGGCAGGCGACACCGCCATGTGCGCGAAGCAGTTCCACGCCACGCCGGCGCACAGCTACCAGAACTACCAGTGCCAGGTGCGGCTGATGGTCAAGCTGCGCTTCCTGGTCGGGATCGCCCTGCGCATCACCGAGGTGAACGGCACCAACGCCTTTCCGCAGGTGCGCGAATCGCTCGGCCAGTTGGCGGCAGAGGCGGCGATGGTCGAAGCGTGGGTGCATGGCATGGAAGCGAAGGGCCATGTCGAGAGCGGCTACTACGTGCCCGATCGCAGCCTGCTCTACGGTTCGCAAGTGCTCACCCAGCAGCTCTACGCCAAGGTGCTCGGCACGCTGCGCGAGCTCGCCGGCGGCGGCATGATCATGCTCCCCTCGAGCATCCATGACTTCGAGAACCCGCTGCTCGCCAGCATCATCGAGAAGACGCAGAAGTCGCCCGTGGCCGACGCCGAGGAGCGCGTGAAGTTCTTCAAGCTGGCGTGGGACGCCGTCGGCTCCGAGTTCGCGTCGCGCCACAACCAGTACGAGATGTTCTACGCCGGCGCGACGTTCGTCACCAAGGGCCACGCCTATCGCACCTACGACTGGAAGAAGGCCACGCGGCTGGTCGACAACCTGCTCGGCACCTATTCGCTCTCGGACGAGATCGTCCGGCAGCCGGTCGCGGCCTGA
- a CDS encoding cupin: MAINKLHDEFHTIDMKNGWEVPPGYPPGIEQKILAGSLDEEKRAGSRTRLLRFAPGIYTKAPFVHTYWEEVYLVSGDLTVGNDAQGDGGEAFAPNTYACRPPGAFHGPFKSNGGCLLLEIHYYDPA, translated from the coding sequence ATGGCAATCAACAAGCTGCACGACGAGTTCCATACCATCGATATGAAAAACGGCTGGGAGGTGCCTCCCGGCTACCCGCCCGGCATCGAACAGAAGATTCTCGCGGGCTCGCTCGACGAGGAAAAGCGCGCCGGCAGCCGTACGCGCCTGCTGCGCTTCGCGCCGGGCATCTATACCAAGGCGCCGTTCGTGCATACGTACTGGGAGGAGGTCTACCTCGTCTCGGGCGATCTGACCGTCGGCAACGACGCGCAGGGCGATGGGGGCGAGGCGTTCGCGCCGAACACGTACGCGTGCCGCCCGCCCGGCGCGTTCCATGGGCCGTTCAAGTCGAACGGCGGTTGTCTGCTTCTCGAAATTCATTACTACGACCCGGCCTGA